A single window of Deinococcus terrestris DNA harbors:
- a CDS encoding tetratricopeptide repeat protein, with protein sequence MRLLPAALLLGVLLFSSAQARDLTPAERRAVASQVLTWPASTALPELPHLARAELGQHDAWLAALRPLPSQARRDAVMLSMPALARQGAVDAARRALALVDRLDRVRTWAVSALPFLQARGSAAAVQVLGTLGTPVERVQALAILTQVAMSSPAPKTEVRAVADATWAAYGRLTPEERARLVPLIAPTIAITGTLSRAQQLIPSLKDFQDQGRWLAVTEAFYQAGFPQLARQALDQLPLQQADDFVRIRSALLLLKLGDAERAFRVATSAPLPWTMRGHLARELATAGHPAEAARLARTLSPDSLRVQSLAELGGILAGQGQTDVARRLVEEARVTLQSSDAPDSTSAVVRALARLGQTSAADALIQGWKGRNPQGPDRLRGALVQGLAEQGNVGEAIRRAQTSPSLPTVYALVNGAEARAKQGRQEQASLLLMAALELSTKVPDEARRSVLATLARVLPSTLDTLATHTPLPDDTWVEVAEIRARKGNVTGARAALSRLPAERRSLGAFSLARGLVEGGHADRALPLLQDPALRDAVARVLLGEEVQARE encoded by the coding sequence ATGCGCCTGCTTCCCGCCGCCCTGCTGCTGGGTGTCTTGCTGTTTTCCAGCGCCCAAGCGCGTGACCTGACTCCCGCCGAGCGCCGCGCCGTCGCCTCCCAGGTCCTGACCTGGCCCGCGAGTACCGCCCTGCCCGAACTGCCCCACCTGGCCCGGGCCGAGCTGGGCCAGCATGACGCCTGGCTGGCTGCGCTGCGCCCGCTCCCGTCCCAGGCCCGCCGGGACGCGGTGATGCTGAGCATGCCCGCCCTGGCCCGGCAGGGCGCGGTGGACGCCGCCCGCCGGGCCCTGGCCCTGGTGGATCGGCTAGACCGGGTGCGGACGTGGGCTGTGTCGGCCCTGCCGTTCTTGCAGGCGAGGGGCAGCGCTGCGGCAGTTCAGGTGCTGGGCACGCTGGGGACACCGGTGGAACGGGTGCAGGCCCTCGCCATCCTGACCCAGGTGGCAATGAGTTCCCCAGCGCCGAAAACGGAGGTGCGCGCCGTGGCGGACGCGACCTGGGCAGCCTACGGTCGCCTGACCCCCGAGGAGCGGGCACGGCTCGTTCCCCTCATCGCTCCCACCATCGCCATCACGGGGACTCTGAGCCGAGCACAGCAACTGATCCCCAGCCTGAAGGACTTCCAAGATCAGGGGCGCTGGCTGGCGGTTACGGAAGCCTTCTATCAGGCGGGCTTTCCACAACTGGCGCGTCAGGCACTAGATCAGCTTCCGCTCCAGCAGGCGGACGATTTTGTCCGCATTCGCAGCGCCCTCCTGCTGCTCAAGCTGGGAGACGCTGAGCGGGCGTTTCGGGTGGCAACCTCCGCACCGCTCCCCTGGACCATGCGTGGGCACCTCGCCCGCGAACTGGCGACGGCGGGACACCCTGCCGAGGCCGCCCGCTTGGCCCGGACCCTCTCGCCCGACTCCCTCCGCGTCCAGAGCCTGGCGGAACTCGGCGGGATCCTGGCGGGTCAGGGCCAGACCGATGTGGCGCGGCGGTTGGTCGAGGAGGCGCGGGTGACCCTGCAAAGCAGCGACGCCCCCGACAGCACCTCTGCCGTGGTCCGGGCGCTGGCACGGCTGGGTCAGACGTCCGCCGCCGACGCCCTGATCCAGGGCTGGAAGGGGCGTAACCCGCAGGGACCGGATCGCCTGCGAGGAGCGCTGGTGCAGGGTCTGGCCGAGCAGGGCAATGTGGGGGAGGCCATCCGGCGTGCTCAGACCTCACCCTCGCTGCCAACCGTCTACGCCCTGGTCAATGGGGCCGAGGCCCGGGCGAAACAAGGCAGGCAGGAACAGGCCAGCCTCCTGCTGATGGCCGCCTTGGAACTGTCGACCAAGGTCCCGGACGAGGCGAGAAGGAGCGTGCTGGCGACACTCGCGCGCGTCTTGCCCTCCACCCTGGACACACTGGCCACCCACACGCCGCTGCCGGACGACACCTGGGTAGAGGTGGCCGAGATCCGGGCGAGAAAGGGGAACGTGACCGGGGCGAGGGCGGCCCTTTCCCGGTTGCCCGCAGAGAGGCGGTCACTGGGAGCGTTCTCACTGGCGAGGGGGCTGGTGGAAGGAGGTCACGCCGACCGGGCGCTGCCCCTGTTGCAAGACCCAGCCCTTCGGGACGCCGTCGCCCGGGTCCTGCTGGGCGAGGAAGTCCAGGCGAGGGAGTGA
- a CDS encoding phosphotransferase, which yields MTSAASDAVRVRFLISLADGTWVEFADQAVSATQLSVSGLQVYVRELSGLDAIVLHDAEALFRQPSPTVRMEALTSVQGLPTATCITDLPPHARPWQQPGWFTQAAAWLLGAVHASGDTATGPVRQISTYDLACVLYVETAAGGAYLKAGDGSREAAVTTRLAALQPELTVPVLRAALSRDWLATRAGGQRLSEVAELNPWQEAVTHLAAIHREVDPSVLRGLGCPEFPFRRLVEELEALVKSEALTRVWDQDEATRTRLREALPTIRQAHGRILALDLPERTVHGDAQPMNALVGADGVRWFDWSEAGVAHPFLDIGWLLAWVSLRPSLPVRTTHPQLVETLWEDYLRALGTAKTGAAWQDARLLALAHRVLAYEQRFRSWEGTVSGARPYVPYYLKLLIKLAEEA from the coding sequence ATGACCAGTGCTGCTTCCGACGCGGTCCGCGTGCGCTTCCTAATTTCTCTTGCGGACGGTACCTGGGTCGAGTTTGCCGACCAAGCGGTCTCCGCCACGCAGCTTTCCGTCTCTGGCCTGCAAGTCTACGTTCGCGAACTCAGCGGCCTGGACGCCATTGTCCTGCACGATGCAGAAGCGCTGTTTCGACAACCCTCCCCCACCGTTCGCATGGAAGCGCTGACCTCGGTACAAGGGCTACCAACGGCGACCTGCATTACGGACCTCCCTCCCCATGCCCGACCCTGGCAGCAGCCCGGCTGGTTCACTCAGGCTGCGGCGTGGCTGCTTGGTGCGGTACATGCCAGTGGAGACACGGCTACAGGCCCCGTGCGTCAAATCAGCACCTACGACCTCGCTTGTGTCCTCTACGTGGAGACCGCAGCGGGCGGCGCCTATCTCAAAGCGGGTGATGGGTCCCGGGAGGCCGCCGTGACCACGCGTCTGGCCGCCCTTCAGCCAGAGCTGACCGTCCCGGTCTTGCGGGCCGCGCTGTCCCGGGACTGGCTGGCTACCCGCGCCGGAGGGCAGCGGCTGAGTGAGGTGGCCGAGCTGAACCCCTGGCAGGAAGCCGTCACGCACCTGGCCGCTATTCACCGTGAGGTCGATCCCAGCGTGCTTCGGGGCCTTGGGTGCCCTGAATTTCCCTTCCGGAGGCTGGTGGAAGAGCTGGAAGCTCTGGTGAAGAGTGAGGCCCTGACCAGGGTCTGGGACCAAGATGAAGCGACACGTACGCGACTCCGGGAAGCTCTTCCCACCATCCGGCAAGCGCATGGCCGAATCCTGGCCCTTGACCTTCCCGAGCGGACGGTCCACGGCGATGCGCAGCCGATGAATGCCCTCGTTGGTGCGGACGGCGTGCGCTGGTTCGACTGGAGTGAAGCGGGCGTCGCGCATCCCTTCCTGGATATCGGCTGGCTGCTGGCCTGGGTCTCCCTGCGTCCTTCCCTGCCGGTGCGCACCACTCACCCGCAGTTGGTCGAGACGCTGTGGGAGGACTACCTCAGAGCACTGGGGACTGCAAAGACAGGAGCTGCCTGGCAGGATGCTCGCCTGCTGGCTCTGGCGCACCGGGTCCTGGCCTACGAACAGCGGTTCCGCTCGTGGGAGGGGACGGTCTCGGGCGCACGACCTTACGTGCCGTACTACTTGAAGCTGCTGATCAAGCTGGCAGAAGAGGCATAG
- a CDS encoding HAD family hydrolase has translation MPDRDLPELKAVCFDFDGTLTDFVAADLAALEQVRRLAGVPHSRETFVDMAVEAILAFHGRVERGEADPLRMHEVRLREVLDTCGVAWHAGYLEAYRTHLLRACAPLPGAQALLTALRPRFKLALLTNAYDGAEQRARLRHSGLEGYFDVVVVSGEVGVFKPDPRIFQHTLELLGVTPKQALYVGDSPTHDVRGAALAGLRAVLVGRRTPHPGAWRTVPSLLALAEGWTR, from the coding sequence ATGCCTGACCGTGACCTGCCCGAGCTCAAGGCCGTCTGCTTCGACTTCGACGGCACCCTGACCGACTTCGTCGCCGCGGACCTGGCGGCCTTGGAGCAGGTACGTCGCCTCGCGGGCGTTCCCCATTCCCGCGAGACCTTCGTGGACATGGCCGTGGAAGCCATCCTGGCGTTTCACGGGCGTGTCGAGAGGGGCGAGGCCGATCCGCTGCGCATGCACGAGGTCCGGCTGCGCGAGGTGCTGGACACCTGCGGCGTGGCGTGGCACGCCGGGTACCTGGAGGCCTATCGCACGCACCTGCTGCGGGCCTGCGCCCCACTGCCAGGCGCTCAGGCCCTGCTGACGGCGCTGCGGCCCCGGTTCAAGCTCGCGCTGCTGACCAACGCGTACGACGGCGCCGAGCAGCGTGCCCGTCTACGTCACAGTGGGCTGGAAGGGTATTTCGACGTGGTTGTGGTCTCCGGGGAGGTGGGGGTCTTCAAGCCCGACCCTCGCATCTTCCAGCACACCCTGGAGTTGCTGGGCGTGACGCCGAAGCAGGCCCTGTACGTGGGGGACTCGCCCACCCATGACGTGCGGGGGGCCGCCTTGGCGGGCCTGCGGGCGGTGCTGGTCGGGCGGCGCACGCCCCATCCGGGGGCCTGGCGCACCGTGCCCTCGTTGCTGGCACTTGCGGAAGGCTGGACGCGCTAA
- a CDS encoding DUF6174 domain-containing protein has product MRPLHLLIGLSVLLGSCTQVVSPPGIPPLPPVNPRCESSYRTPDWDALARTLGEQRARWDALGQKNYDVTQAIPTLFLPPTRVEVRGNQVVSATVVSTGQAVPEGNRSAFDTIDELYAYYTGLIERERQSPESCVTLSITFDPVFPIPNQISSGDVTRGLQDAFGSITLTDYTPRP; this is encoded by the coding sequence ATGCGCCCTCTCCACCTTCTCATAGGCTTAAGCGTCCTGCTGGGCAGTTGCACGCAGGTCGTGTCCCCACCCGGGATTCCCCCCTTGCCGCCCGTCAACCCCCGCTGCGAATCCAGCTACCGCACGCCAGATTGGGACGCCCTCGCACGGACCCTCGGCGAGCAGCGCGCCCGCTGGGACGCCCTGGGCCAGAAGAACTACGACGTGACCCAGGCCATTCCCACCCTCTTTCTGCCTCCCACCCGGGTTGAAGTCCGGGGGAATCAAGTGGTCTCCGCGACGGTCGTGTCCACCGGCCAGGCAGTCCCAGAGGGCAATCGGTCGGCCTTTGACACGATCGATGAGCTCTACGCGTATTACACGGGCTTGATTGAGCGTGAGCGTCAGAGCCCCGAGAGCTGCGTGACTCTGAGCATCACCTTCGACCCGGTCTTCCCGATTCCGAACCAGATCAGCAGCGGGGACGTGACCCGGGGGCTGCAAGACGCTTTCGGGTCCATCACGCTCACGGACTACACGCCCAGGCCCTGA
- a CDS encoding DUF4153 domain-containing protein codes for MPPSASAVPAPWLSLLVGLMQGLLFWWLQQGAEEAPFPAPWATVLTVPVVMLPLAFSLLGAFLTRDARLTWGTLGVTALTTLAVLSHLTLGTAGTAALGGVIGVVGLLFVQAASLAGTWRFPYPLLFRGLGMTATLLVGGTLFTGVMGLLIVLVSALFGGIGLDAVPRFLGEPWVFLPLAGAAFAFSVTRLRTRPELLETPVRILLTVLSWLLPPAAVLTGLFVLALPVAGLQSTERLFEGLLSSSTYLALTLAVLLLTQVAYQDGEERPALPDWAQRLASGTLFLLPLFPMLALYGLSRRVIEYGLTEARVLGLAAAAVLLIAAAGTAWTARRASPWLAGLGRVNTVALALLGAVTLGLSLPGLLPLHFTVRDQAARLATEPSPETLDRVRFLAYESGEAGRGALQAALDRPLPVAVAAQAQDALTYEAPEFSERYRETGAPVPAWVFSSAPLAGSALSDVQAAALVRVMQAFPAFEQYCGGGRPTCRFRYVVTASAGLDRALVFQNSSWPKGLWFEWEGGEWVRRGRFRPTYPATEVRPLLPSRLAGAPVSSETLALQIVRVGEQILFLSAPESRLP; via the coding sequence GTGCCTCCCTCCGCCTCAGCGGTGCCCGCCCCGTGGCTCTCCCTCCTCGTGGGCCTCATGCAAGGCCTGCTGTTCTGGTGGCTCCAGCAGGGGGCTGAGGAGGCCCCGTTCCCCGCGCCCTGGGCCACCGTCCTGACAGTCCCCGTGGTGATGCTCCCCCTGGCCTTCTCCTTGCTGGGCGCCTTCCTGACCCGGGACGCCCGACTCACCTGGGGCACCCTGGGCGTGACCGCTCTGACCACCCTCGCCGTCCTCTCGCACCTGACCCTGGGCACCGCGGGAACGGCGGCCCTGGGGGGCGTCATCGGCGTGGTCGGCCTGCTGTTCGTCCAGGCGGCCTCCCTCGCCGGAACCTGGCGCTTCCCCTATCCCCTGCTGTTCCGCGGCCTGGGCATGACCGCCACCCTGCTGGTCGGGGGCACCCTGTTCACCGGCGTGATGGGCCTGCTGATCGTGCTGGTGTCGGCCCTCTTCGGTGGCATCGGCCTGGACGCCGTGCCCCGCTTCCTGGGAGAGCCCTGGGTCTTCTTGCCCCTCGCAGGAGCGGCCTTCGCCTTCAGCGTGACCCGGCTGCGCACCCGCCCCGAGTTGCTGGAGACCCCGGTACGGATCCTGCTGACGGTGCTGTCGTGGCTGCTGCCCCCCGCGGCCGTGCTCACCGGGCTCTTCGTGCTGGCCCTGCCGGTCGCCGGCCTCCAAAGCACTGAACGCCTGTTCGAGGGCCTGCTCTCGTCCTCGACCTACCTCGCCCTGACCCTGGCCGTGCTGCTGCTCACCCAGGTGGCCTATCAGGATGGAGAGGAGCGCCCGGCCCTGCCCGACTGGGCGCAGCGGCTCGCGTCGGGGACCCTGTTTCTGCTGCCCCTCTTTCCGATGCTCGCGCTGTATGGCCTTTCCCGGCGGGTCATAGAGTACGGCCTGACGGAAGCGCGGGTCCTTGGCCTCGCCGCGGCCGCCGTGCTGCTGATCGCGGCTGCGGGGACCGCTTGGACCGCCCGGCGGGCGTCTCCTTGGCTCGCTGGCCTGGGGCGGGTCAATACGGTCGCGCTGGCCCTCTTGGGAGCCGTCACGCTGGGGCTGAGTCTGCCGGGCCTGCTCCCGCTGCACTTCACCGTGCGCGATCAGGCCGCGAGACTGGCGACTGAACCCTCGCCGGAGACCCTGGACCGGGTGCGCTTCCTGGCGTACGAGAGCGGCGAGGCCGGGCGCGGGGCGTTGCAGGCCGCGCTTGACCGTCCGCTCCCGGTGGCTGTGGCAGCGCAGGCGCAGGATGCCCTGACCTACGAGGCGCCGGAGTTCAGCGAGCGCTACCGGGAGACGGGGGCTCCGGTGCCCGCCTGGGTCTTCAGTAGCGCCCCACTGGCTGGATCGGCCCTGTCAGACGTTCAAGCAGCAGCCTTGGTGCGGGTGATGCAAGCGTTTCCGGCCTTTGAACAGTATTGCGGTGGGGGACGACCGACCTGCCGCTTCCGATATGTGGTGACCGCTTCGGCCGGCCTAGACCGGGCACTGGTGTTCCAGAACTCGTCGTGGCCCAAGGGGCTGTGGTTTGAGTGGGAAGGGGGCGAATGGGTGCGGCGTGGCCGCTTCCGGCCGACCTACCCCGCGACCGAGGTCCGCCCCTTGCTGCCCAGTCGACTGGCAGGTGCACCCGTGAGCTCCGAGACGCTGGCCTTGCAGATCGTGCGGGTGGGCGAACAGATCCTCTTTCTGTCCGCGCCGGAGAGCCGCTTACCGTGA
- a CDS encoding DUF6624 domain-containing protein, with the protein MRKVLLTAVLAGCSSALAQLQFESPPDAAACTRLIAPQTRPMSPALTAAVQTTLGTYRTQVERFVGLLATRPPSLAERRQLDALGREAAPYLRRLLSAYGWPGDPDLRTSLARLLNEPELMWCAGQVALGVATNLEERQQAARLIDGGLTGLGRKQRYGTLTKLVGRRVKPLPLEDAANVDVRRAAAGLPPLAQALAQTQAALPPRTAPAGLHRPVVLRPVCQRFTTTAALNTPLTEAQRDTLAQQADRLVEQDQASRRGEPGARRMNAVDAESTAWLRDVLRKYGWPSTNRGDSQLAFNAWLLAQHADAANDLQDCILDLIGQQQTTQAEAQNFAYLTDRVRLAQGEPQLYGTQVSYDSVRGRATPRMLADPEHVNERRARIGLESIEEYLKRFEPLRP; encoded by the coding sequence CGAGTCACCTCCCGACGCGGCCGCCTGCACCCGGCTGATCGCGCCCCAGACCCGGCCGATGTCCCCGGCCCTCACCGCGGCAGTTCAGACCACGCTGGGCACCTACCGCACGCAGGTCGAGCGTTTCGTTGGCCTACTGGCGACCCGTCCCCCCAGCCTTGCGGAACGCCGTCAGCTCGACGCCCTGGGGCGTGAGGCCGCCCCCTACCTGCGCCGACTGCTGAGCGCGTATGGCTGGCCAGGTGACCCGGACCTGCGGACCTCGCTGGCGCGGCTGCTCAACGAACCCGAGCTGATGTGGTGCGCCGGGCAGGTGGCGCTGGGCGTCGCCACCAATCTGGAGGAGCGCCAGCAGGCCGCCCGCCTGATCGATGGTGGTTTGACCGGACTGGGACGCAAGCAGCGCTACGGCACCCTGACCAAGCTGGTCGGACGCAGGGTGAAGCCCTTGCCCCTGGAGGACGCAGCGAACGTCGATGTTCGGCGGGCCGCCGCCGGACTCCCCCCTCTGGCCCAGGCCCTGGCCCAGACCCAGGCCGCCCTCCCTCCGCGAACGGCGCCCGCTGGCCTGCACCGCCCGGTGGTCTTGCGCCCGGTCTGCCAGCGCTTCACCACCACGGCCGCCCTGAATACTCCCCTGACGGAGGCCCAGCGAGACACCCTGGCCCAGCAAGCCGACCGCCTGGTGGAGCAGGATCAGGCCAGCCGACGGGGCGAGCCGGGGGCGCGCAGGATGAATGCGGTGGACGCCGAGTCCACCGCCTGGCTGAGGGACGTGCTGAGAAAATACGGGTGGCCCAGCACCAACCGCGGTGACTCGCAACTGGCCTTTAATGCCTGGCTGCTGGCCCAGCACGCCGACGCCGCGAATGATCTGCAAGACTGCATCCTGGACCTGATCGGCCAGCAACAGACCACCCAGGCCGAGGCGCAGAACTTCGCGTACCTCACCGACCGAGTGCGCCTCGCGCAGGGCGAACCCCAACTGTACGGGACCCAGGTCAGCTACGACAGCGTGCGGGGCCGCGCGACGCCACGGATGCTGGCGGACCCGGAGCACGTCAACGAGCGTCGGGCCAGGATCGGCCTAGAGAGCATCGAGGAGTACCTCAAGCGGTTCGAGCCGCTTCGGCCCTGA